One stretch of Verrucomicrobiia bacterium DNA includes these proteins:
- a CDS encoding response regulator transcription factor: MRTFEAATIKGLAQRTKYDMPEAKNRTKSGKTRILIVDDHAIVRFGIGQVINKEPDLLVCGEEENASRALDAIAALKPDLVIADISLKDSSGLELMRNIKAQYPRLPVLVVSGHDESIYAEIAFRAGALGYLMKEEALEKILTAIRRVLSGTVYVSDALAAKLLQQQIRGQSTTIQESPVKNLSDREMEVFRLIGQWKKTRDIAAELHLSIKTIEYYREQIKRKLNLKDAAELTQYATSWVQREIPT, translated from the coding sequence ATGCGAACGTTCGAAGCGGCTACGATCAAGGGACTGGCGCAACGGACCAAGTACGACATGCCTGAGGCAAAAAACCGAACTAAAAGCGGGAAGACGCGGATCCTGATCGTGGATGATCACGCCATTGTCCGCTTCGGCATTGGGCAGGTCATCAACAAGGAACCCGATCTGCTTGTCTGTGGCGAGGAGGAGAACGCGTCACGCGCCCTGGACGCCATCGCGGCACTGAAGCCCGACCTCGTGATTGCAGACATCTCCCTCAAGGACAGCAGCGGCCTCGAGTTGATGCGCAACATCAAGGCCCAGTATCCGCGCCTGCCGGTGCTTGTCGTCAGCGGGCATGACGAATCGATTTACGCGGAGATCGCCTTCCGTGCCGGCGCGCTGGGTTACCTCATGAAAGAGGAGGCGCTGGAAAAAATTCTCACTGCAATCCGTCGCGTCCTCTCGGGAACTGTGTATGTCAGTGATGCGCTTGCAGCCAAGTTGCTTCAACAGCAGATTCGCGGTCAGAGCACAACCATCCAGGAATCGCCGGTCAAAAACCTGAGCGATCGCGAGATGGAAGTTTTCCGGTTGATTGGGCAATGGAAGAAAACTCGCGACATTGCAGCCGAGCTGCACCTGAGCATCAAGACCATCGAATACTACCGCGAGCAGATCAAACGGAAGCTCAATCTCAAGGATGCCGCTGAGCTGACGCAATACGCCACCTCATGGGTTCAGCGGGAAATCCCGACGTGA
- a CDS encoding response regulator transcription factor, translating to MKKRIKLLLVDDHPVVRKGIASCLNQHEHLQIIGEAADGREALRKAREMNPDIMLMDIDMPHMNGLAVTDLLRKELPKIKVLILSMHSNTDYILRIIQSGARGYVLKDAGTEELLRAIESINQGEAFFSPEVARAALNQYVKGSGTVNTQVTQLTNREREVLVHIADGLSNKEIASQLGVGVRTVETHRERIMRKLNIHSVAGLTKFAISQGLVSLQ from the coding sequence ATGAAAAAACGCATCAAGTTACTGCTGGTGGATGACCACCCAGTCGTTCGCAAAGGAATCGCATCCTGCCTCAACCAGCACGAACACCTTCAGATTATCGGAGAAGCCGCTGACGGACGCGAAGCACTTCGCAAGGCGCGTGAAATGAACCCTGACATCATGCTCATGGACATCGACATGCCGCATATGAACGGGCTCGCTGTCACCGACCTTCTTCGCAAGGAACTGCCGAAGATCAAGGTGCTGATTCTCTCCATGCACAGCAACACGGACTACATCCTGCGCATCATCCAGTCGGGAGCGCGCGGATACGTCTTGAAGGACGCGGGCACCGAAGAGTTGTTGCGTGCCATCGAATCCATCAACCAGGGCGAGGCATTCTTCAGTCCCGAAGTGGCGCGCGCCGCGTTGAACCAGTATGTGAAGGGTTCGGGCACGGTGAACACCCAGGTGACACAACTGACAAACCGCGAGCGTGAAGTGCTCGTCCATATCGCTGACGGCTTGAGCAACAAGGAAATCGCGAGCCAGCTCGGTGTCGGTGTGCGCACTGTCGAAACCCATCGTGAACGGATCATGCGCAAGCTGAACATTCACAGTGTCGCCGGCTTGACCAAGTTCGCCATCTCGCAGGGCCTCGTCTCGCTTCAATGA